The Mixophyes fleayi isolate aMixFle1 chromosome 1, aMixFle1.hap1, whole genome shotgun sequence genome includes a region encoding these proteins:
- the PSAT1 gene encoding phosphoserine aminotransferase, producing MDIVRQVLNFGAGPAKLPPSVLLEAQKELVDYKGLGISVLEMSHRSSDFTKILNTTEICLRELLDIPENYKVLFLQGGGCGQFSSVPLNLIGLKEAKCADYVVTGAWSSKAAKEAEKYGKVNIVHPKLGSYTEIPDQSTWNLNPEASYVYYCANETVHGVEFQYIPDVKGSVLVCDMSSNFLSRPVNISKFGLIFAGAQKNVGCAGVTVVIVREDLLGFALKECPTVFDYKIQAGNGSLYNTPPCFSIYIMGLVLEWIKNNGGAASMEELSIIKSGMIYNIIDESNGLFVCPVEKKSRSRMNIPFRVGSIKGDIALEKEFLDKASAIGMMSLKGHRSVGGIRASLYNAVTVDDVEKLADFMRHFKESHQ from the exons ATGGACATCGTCAGGCAAGTCCTCAATTTTGGTGCTGGACCAGCCAAGCTCCCACCCTCT gTTTTGCTGGAAGCACAGAAAGAATTGGTTGACTACAAAGGGCTTGGCATTAGTGTGCTTG AAATGAGCCACAGGTCATCTGATTTCACAAAGATTTTGAACACTACAGAGATATGCTTGCGAGAATTGCT GGACATTCCAGAAAATTATAAAGTGCTTTTTCTCCAAGGTGGTGGATGTGGACAATTTAGCTCTGTCCCCCTTAACCTTATTGGTTTAAAGGAAGCAAAATGTGCAGACTACGTGGTTACTGGTGCTTGGTCATCAAAAGCAGCCAAAGAGGCAGAAAAGTATGGAAAAGTAAATATTGTCCATCCAAAGCTTGGAAGTTATACAG AAATTCCTGATCAAAGCACCTGGAATCTTAACCCAGAAGCCTCCTATGTGTACTACTGTGCTAATGAAACTGTGCATGGCGTGGAGTTCCAGTATATTCCTGATGTGAAGGGATCAGTGCTAGTTTGTGATATGTCTTCAAACTTCTTGTCTAGACCCGTTAATATTTCCAAG TTTGGGCTTATTTTTGCTGGTGCTCAAAAGAACGTTGGCTGTGCTGGTGTCACGGTTGTAATAGTGCGAGAAGATTTATTGGGCTTTGCACTGAAAGAATGCCCTACAGTCTTTGACTACAAAATCCAAGCAGGGAATGGCTCCTTATATAATACTCCTCCGTGTTTCAG CATCTACATAATGGGACTTGTGTTAGAATGGATTAAGAATAACGGAGGAGCTGCATCTATGGAAGAGCTGAGCATCATCAAATCAGGAATGATTTATAATATTATTGATGAATCGAATGGATTATTTGT ATGTCCAGTGGagaagaagagcaggagcagaatgaATATTCCTTTCCGTGTTGGAAGTATCAAAGGGGACATCGCCCTAGAAAAAGAGTTCCTTGACAAAGCTTCAGCAATTGGCATGATGTCTCTGAAAGGACACAG ATCTGTGGGAGGAATTCGAgcttctctgtacaatgctgtcaCAGTGGATGATGTTGAGAAACTTGCAGATTTCATGAGGCACTTCAAGGAATCTCACCAGTGA